The DNA window TTTGTATAGATTGGTTTATATCTAGTTTATCAGTTATCGGAATAACTTGAGTAATCCCGATAAACTGCGTTTGCATCGCTTCTAAATCTCTTTTATCATAATCTGAATTTGTATGAATATCAGCTATTCCAAGAGATAAAGAAGGGTTTTGATATTTTGTAGCAAGTGAAATATTTTCATTTGCTATTTTGATTGATTTTTCTATACTTTTTAATTCACTATTTTTTGATATAGCACTATTTACAAGACTATTGATGCTATTTGCACTTAAGTTTATGATAAAAAGGCCGATTATAAATAGTGCTTTTTTCATTATAGATTTACACTACCTCTAATTTTATGGATTTTACCATCTGAAGTTTTAACTTTTAGTTGATATTGCCAAGTTCCTCCCATAGAGAAATTTACATCTAGTTTATATTTGTCACCAACTAATTTTGCTTTGTCTTCAAATTCCATATATGGCATACCAGGCATTTCTGGCATAAAGAATTTAATTTTTGCTTTTGCATCAGTTACAACTTTATCATCTTTTGTTACTTTTACATAAAGAACATTACTTCCCATTGCTAAAGATTTTTCTGATGTAAGTTTTACATCATAACCATTTTTACTAACTGACTGTGAAATTGGGTCTGCATTTGCTATACCAAGTGCTAAGATTAAGATTGAAAAAAGTTTAAATAAACTTTTCATAAGAACTCCTTGTTGTTATTTTAAGGAATTCTTACATATTTAGTGTGGATTTTTTGTGTAATTTAGATTTAAAGTGAAAGTTGTTCCAATATTTTGTGTTGATTCAACATCAATTTTTATATTATATTGTTTGCAAATAGAATAAACGATATTTAAACCTATTCCAAAACCACCTTGAACATCATTTGCCCGATAAAATCTTTTGAAGATGTCTTTTAGATGAGTTTTTTCAATTCCTATACCACTATCTTTTATAATTAGTTGATTATTTTTTAAAATTACATCAACTGTGCCATTAATCTTATTGTATTTTATGGCATTTGAAATTAGATTATTACTTAGTCTAATGAAGCTTTCTTTTTCTATTACAAATGATGTTGGTTCTATTGATGTTGTAATAGTAACTCTTTTTTTTGATGCAAGTGCTTTAAAATATTCAATTTGTTCATTTAAAATCTCATCAATTTTTAACTCTTGTGGCATATCTCGTTTCTTGTCTTGTAAAAATAGAAATATCAAATCTTTGTATATTTCTGAGATTCTTTTTGCACTTAAATTTATTCGTTGAAGATTTTTTTCATTTAAAGATGAGCCTTTACTTGTACACATTAAAATAGCAGTAATTGGTGTATTTAACTCATGAGTTGTATCTTTTATAAAATTATTTAGTTTAATTCTTTCGTTTGTTATTGGTTTTATAAACATTTTTGCAAGATAAAAACCTATTAAGAAAATAAATAAAAATACAAGAAAAAAAGATATTAGGATTTTACTTTTTAGTTTTGATATTTTTTCATGTAACATTGTCTCTTTTATAACAACATAATTAACACCAAGATGACCCAATGCAGAATCATCAATAACAACATAACTATTATCTACTTTTTGAATATTTTTTCTAAAGTCTATTTTCTTTTCGATATTATTTATATCACCAACTAATTTTTTATGATTTACATCATATAATGCAAAGTCAAAATCAATATTTTTTTTAATCTTTTCTGGACTAATATCTTGATTTGTCATGTGTGCATATATAATAGTTGAAGATATTTTTGATGCGACATTTTTCATATTTGAAGTTATCAAATCATAATAAAGATTAGACTCCATTCTAAAAAAAAGCCATGCAATTATTACTAATAATATAAATGATGAGCCAAGATATAGACTCAAAAACCTAACTAAGGCACTTTTTTCACTTCTTGTTAAAGATATAACCAACTCCTTTTTTTGTCTGAATAAAATCTTCACTTAAAATTTTCCTCAAGTTTTTTATATATGTTCTAATTGTAGAAGAGGTTGGAGTATCTTCATATCCCCAAACATTTGATGTAAGTTCTTCATGTGTAACGATTTTATTAGCATTATTTACTAAATATATTAGAATTTTTGCTTCTTTTTGTGGTAAGTTATGAATTATTCCATCATTATTTAACATATAATCTTTTGTATTTAAAATTATGTTTTTATCAATTTCAATAATATTTGCTTCTATGTTAAATGTCTTTTTAATATTTTCTATTCTTAGACCTAACTCTTCAAGTTCGAAAGGTTTTTTAATATAATCATTACATCCAATATCAAAACCTTTTTTTAAATCATCTATTTGATTTAAAGAAGTGATAAAAATTGAAGGTGTTGTAATTCCTTCTTGTCTTAATCTTTCTAAAATTTCAAAACCATTTATATTTGGTACATTTACATCCAATAAAACCAAATCATATATTGTTGAAAATAGTTGAGTTAAAGCATCTTCTCCATCATAAGTAGAGGTAACTTCAAAGTTTTTTGATTCTAAATATTCAGTAATAATCTCATTTAAAATAAGGTCATCTTCTAATAAAAGTATTTTCATAATTGTTCCTAAAATTTAAGTATAACATAATATAAAAAAATATTTCTACACAAACAGTACACACAAGAACAATAAAATAAATTAATTAAAAAAAGGAGTGAAAATGAGGAGTTTAGTTAAATTAATTGGAGTTGTTGCTCTATTTATGAGTGTGCTAAATGCAGCAGAATTTAATGTGGATAAAAGTCATACAAATGTAGGTTTCTCAGTAAAACATATGATGATATCAAATGTAAAAGGTAAGTTCCAAACTTATGATGCAAATATTGATTTTGATGTAAAATCAAAAAAATTCAATGCTTTAAGTGCTACTATTAAAACTAATTCAGTTGATACTGCAAATGAAAAAAGAGATAATCACTTAAGAAGTGCAGATTTTTTCTACTCTAGTGAATACCCTGAAATGAAATTTGTTATGAAATCTTTTAAATTAAAAGAGGATGATGAAGGAATAATGATTGGTGATTTAACAATTAGAGGTGTTACAAAAGAGGTTAAATTAGAAGCTGAAATAAATGGTGTTATAAAAGATATGAGAGGTGCTACAAGAGTTGGTTTTACACTTGAAGGTGAAATCAATAGAAAAGACTTTGGGCTTACATGGAATAAAGCTTTAGAGTTAGGTGGTGTTGTAGTTGGTGAAGAAGTAGAAATAGAAATAGAAGTTGAAGCAATAGCAAAATAAGTTAAAGAAAAGAGATTCTCTTTTCTTTAAATATCTGGAATATTTAATTTTTTTAATTCATTTCTTGTATATAAAAATGCAAATATAGCTGCTGAGTATATCATCACCATTACACCAATCCAAAAATATTTAAAATCCAATGCAAAGTAAATAACAATAGTATAACCTACCATATATTTTGCAACAATTTGTCTATATAAACCTATCCAAAATATCATCTTTGGTTTTTTTATTGCTTGAAGTGTTGATACACAAATAAATAGTGTAACAAAAGCATAAAAAGTCCAAACTTCAACAGCTAAATAACCAGTAGCATAAGATATAACTTCTGCATCATTATCAAATTGTGAAACTATAAGCTCTCCAAAAACATATAAAAATATTACACCAAAAGTACAGATTATAAACCCATATTTTAAAGCTTTATAAATAGTTTGGGATACTCTATCATACTTCTTTGCACCAAAGTTATTTGAAACAAGTGCTAAAACAGCAGTACTTAATCCAAGAGCAGGTAGAAGCATAATTTGTTCAACTCTAAAACCAATTCCATATCCAGCAACTGCTTTATATCCATAAGTAGAAACAAAATAAGTTAATAATATAGAACCAACACCCATAGTCACCATATTTAAACTTGAAGGAAGCCCATGTACTACAAAATCTTTATATATCTTTTTTTGTGGTAAAAAATATTCAGGTTTTAGAAAATTAACCATATTTGTTTTAAGAACTTTTCTAAATAAAATAAGCATATTTATAACTTGAATTAGAACAGTTGCAAGTGCGATTCCTGATATTCCCATAGCTGGAATAAATAAAAATCCATGAATAAATAAAGGGTTTAAAACTAAATTTGCAAAAAATCCAAAAATTAGAGTATTTCTATATGTTTTTGTATCTCCTGTTGCTACTAAAATTGCATTTAGTGAGAAATTTAGCATAAAAAAAGGAATTCCTCCTAATAGCACATAAATATATTCTAAACATATTTGAAGATATTGCTCTTTTGCTCCTAAAAAGATAAATATCTCTTTAGAACACAAAAATCCTACCACCATAAGAAGTAAGCCAACAATAGGAATAAATAAGATTCCTTTATGTGCATAAATAGATGCTAATAGATTTTTCTTTTTACCTAAAGCGTTTCCAATAAGTGCAGTAATTGCAGATGAAAATCCATATCCAAGTCCTATTATCATAAAAAATATCATAAAACTTAAAGATAGTGCTGCAACTGCTTTTGTAGAGATAACTCCTGCATAAAATGTATCTACAACATTATACATAGTATTAAAAAACATACCTGTACTTGCTGGAATAGTTAATTGTTTTATTAAAGTAGGTATATCATCTTTTGTTAAATTTTGAGATTTGTTCATTTTTTTCTTTTTGATTAAATTTGAAGGTATAGTAAGTATAAATAGCTTAAAAAACTATTTAAAAATTTTTTTGAATTTTATATAAAATAGAAGCTTATGCTTCTATTCTAATCATTGCAGGTTTTTGAGTAACTACTTTAGTTTTTTCAAATTCAGCAATTGCTTTTAAGATATCTTTTTCTACTGAAGTGTGTGTTGCTAATAAAAGATTAGCTTTTTGATTTCCAATAGGTTTTTGAAGCATTTTCTCTATTGAAATACCACAATTTCCTAATATAGTAGAAATTTTTGCTAAAACGCCTGTTTTATCTGCAACTTCAAGTCTTAGATAATATTTTGTTCTTATTTCATCTTTTGGAAGAAGTGATAGTTTTTCACCATAATCTTCTTCAAATCCAAGCATTGGAGAACCTTTTCCTCTTCTTGCAATATCTACAATATTTGCAATTACAGCTGAAGCTGTTGCATCACCACCAGCACCTGGCCCATAATACATAGTCTCTCCAACTTTATCTCCAATAACAGAAATACCGTTCATTACTCCATCAACTTTTGCAATCATCTCTTCTTTTGGTACAAAAGCAGGGTGAACTCTAAGTTCAATAAAATTACCATCTCTTTTTGCAATTCCTAAAAGTTTAATTGAGTAGTTAAACTCTTTTGCAAATTCAATATCGTAGCTAGTGATATTTTGAATACCTTCAATCAAAATATCTTCAGGTTTCGCATCAATTCCATATGCAATAGAACCAAGAATTAAAAGCTTATGTGCAGCATCAAAACCACCAACATCAAATGTTGGGTCTGCTTCTGCATATCCTAAGTCTTGTGCTTCTTTTAAAATGTCTTCGTATTTAACGCCTTCATTTATCATTTTTGTTAGCATATAGTTACAAGTACCATTCATAATACCTTGAATAGAAGCAATGTTATTTGCTGTTAATCCTTCTCTTAAAGCATTAATAATAGGAATTCCTCCTGCTACTGCTGCTTCATATTCAAAAGGAATATCCTGTGCAAACTCTTCTAATTCATATCTATGATATGCTAAAAGTGCTTTATTAGCAGTAACCACTGCTTTTTTATTTGCTAAGGCCTTTTTTACTATTTCATAAGGTTTTTCAACCCCACCCATTAATTCTACGATAATATCTATTGAATCATCTTCTAATACTTTATTTACATCATCAGTTAATTCAATAGATACGTTTCTTTTTTTAGTTAAATCATTAACAACCCCAATTGTTGGTACTAGTTCAACTCCAGCTCTAGCTGTAATAATCTCTTTATTATTCTTTAAAATATTAGCTACGCTTGAACCTACAGTTCCTACACCAATAATTGCTATTTTTAACATTGTTTGTCCTAATTATAAAGTTTTTAAATATTTTTTAATATTTTTTGCTGCTTGTCTGATTCTTTTTTCATTTTCAATTAAGGCAATTCTTACATATTGGTCACCATATTTACCAAAACCAATACCTGGACTTACCGCAACTTTTGCTTGGGTTAATAACTGTTTAGAAAATTCCATACTTCCTAAATGTTGTGCTTTTTCAGGAATTTTAGCCCAAATAAACATAGATGCATTTGGAGTATTCATCTCCCAACCAGCATCTTTAAATGCCTCAATCATAATATCTCTTCTATGGTGATATTTATCAATATGTTCTTGAACACACTCTTGTGGACCATCAAGTGCAATTGTTGCTGCAACTTGAATTGGAGTAAACATTCCATAATCAAGCCATGATTTAATTCTTTTTAATGCCCCAACTAATTTTTCATTTCCAACTATGAAACCAACTCTCCATCCTGCCATATTGTATGATTTTGATAGAGTAAAGCTTTCAACTGCAACATCAATTGCACCTTTTGCTTGGAAAATTGAAGGTGTTTTATATCCATCAAAAGTAAGATCTGCATATGCAATATCAGAGATAATATAAAATCTCTCTTTTTTTGCCATATCTACTAATCTTTGATAAAATTCTGGTCTTACTGTTGCACAAGTTGGGTTATGAGGAAAGTTTACAACTACATATTTTACTTTTGGAATTGATTCATCAACTGTTTTTTGTAATCTTTCAAAGAATAACTCTTCATCTACTTTATACTCTTCATCAAATGATAGTTCAAATTTATGAATTGCAGCACCTGCAAGCATAAATGCATATGAGTGTATAGGATAAGTTGGGTCTGGAACAACTGCAACATCACCAACATTTACAATAGCTTGAACTAAGTGAACATAACCTTCTTTACTTCCCATAGTTGCACAAGCATGTTTATTTGGGTCTAGTCCTTCAACTCCAAATTTTCTTTTATACCAATTACAAATAGCAAGTCTTAGTTTATAAATACCAGCACTTGCACTATATCCATGGTTTTTAGGTTTATCTGCTGTCTCTTTTAATTTATCAATAATATGTTGAGGCGCTGGACCATCTGGGTTACCCATAGAAAAATCTATTATATCTTCACCTCTTCTTCTAGCTTCCATTTTTATGTTATTTACTTCTGCAAATACATAGTTTGGAAGTCTTTTCATTCGTTCAAATTCAATTTCAGGAAACACTTTATTACTCCTTCGTAATTATCGTCAACCCACGTCTTATATTTATTAATGTGTATAGGTCGTCTATTTTTATATATTTTGTATTAACTGGCACATCAAGACTTAACTTGTTATGCAACTTGTCTTGTTTTACAATATCAAGAATATTTAAATCCTTATCATAAAAAACTACTTTAGGAAACCAGCTATTTAATACTTTTGAAAGAATTATTAATTTACTGATATTTTCATTTAACTTAATCAAATAAGGTTTAAGTGGTTTTGTCAAATACTTTTTCTCATTTGCTGTCATTAAAATAGAATTATTCAGTTTTGAAAATGTCGTATCAATACTGTACTCCCATCTATCTTCTCCCTCTCTATTTATATTAGCAACTCTACAATTTTGCTTATATAGTTCATTTGCTAAAATGAGAGGGTCGATGGCGGCTTCAGTTTTGAGTTTAATTTCCCAGTTTAGATTTTGAGTGTCATATTTAAGTGTTTGTGTGAAGTAGTAGTAAAAACCTAAAGATTTTAAAGTATCTTTTAATATCTTTAGAGATTTTGTTGGTGCGCTATTTGTGTTGAACTTGATATAAATATCTTTTGGCTTATCAAGCTTTAGCTTCAAAAGGCCATTTTCTTGAAGTTTTTTTATCACTTTTATATAATCAATACTATTTCCAATAAAATAGTCATTTTCATTTTTGAATATATAATTTATAAGGTTTTTATGCTTTAGATACTCAAATTTACCTATAAGATTTTCTATCTTATCATCTAAAGTATTAGCATAAAGAGTTAGTGTAAATAAACTTAAGAGAAATATTTTTTTTATCATAGTCAACTTCTATTTTATTTTTTTAAATTGTATATTAGTATTCCTGCTGCAACTGAAACATTTAATGAATCAAATTCATGTTGCATTCCAATTGATACTTTCAAGTCAAGTTTTTTTATCACTTTTTTTGAAAGACCTTCTCCTTCACTTCCTAGGAAAAGAGCAACTTTATCAGTACTATCAATTTTACCATATTTTTTCAAATCAGTTCCATCCATAGTTGCACCAATTAGTGCAAAATCTGATTGTTTTAGCTCATTTGCTAAATCAACGCTATTTGGATATAAACCAAAAGGTAAATCAAGCATCGCTCCCGCACTTGTTCTTATTAAGCCTGAGTTATTTAAAGACTTAACATTTGAAGCAATAATTGCATCAACTCCCAAAGAGTAAGCAGATCTAGCAATTGCTCCAATATTACCAACATCAGTTAGTCCATCAAGAACCAAGATAAAATTCATATCTTTAATATCTTTTACTGGAGTATATTCAAACTCTTTTAATTTTAGAAAAAAACCTTGATGATTACCGCCTTGAGCTAGTCCTTGAGCTTTTTTATTATCAAGTTTGATGATTTTTTTTCCAAGTTTTAAGAATTTTGAAAATAATTTTTGATCTATTTCTTTAGAAAAAAGTACCTCTTCAATTAAGTGAGGATGTTTTTCAAGTACATAAAGTACAATTTGTTTTCCGTAAATTATCATAGGCAAGATTTTAGCTAAAAGTAGTTAATAAACCTCTTTAGAAAGCTATTGATTAATTCATCTATTTGTTATATAATGAATTGACATTATTTAAAAGGCAAAAAATTGGAAAATGAAGCGCAGAACTACATCAAAGTAATTAATACAAATGAAGCGAGTTTAAATGATGAAATAATTGATAATTTAAACTTTGAATCTACACCTGCAAAGTTGGTTTTAGGGTTTGTTTCTCCTCATATTGATTTTAAATCAATTGCAGCTAAATTAAAATCAAAACTAGATGCATCAACAAAAGTTGTGCTAACAACAACAGCAGGAGAGTTATGTACATTTAATCTTAATAAAAAAAGAGATAAGTTATATAATGACGCCACATCTACATGGGATACAATAGTATTACAAAGTTTTAGTTCTGAAGTGATTGATGATATTTCAGTTAATACAGTTGAACTATTTAGTCAAAATATTACAGAGCAGACAATTTCACACCATGAAAGAATTTCAAAGATAACAAATGAGATAAAAAATATCAATATTCCATTTAAAATAAATCATGAAAATACATTTGCATTGACATTTATAGATGGACTTTCAAATAGTGAAAGTTTCTTTACAGAATCAGTTTACAAAAGTGGCAAATTACCTTGTCTTTTAATAGGTGGTTCAGCTGGAGGAAAACTTGATTTTCAAAATACTTATATTTTTGATAATGAAAATGTGGTAAGACATAAAGCTGTAATAATTTTAGTAAAATTAAAACCTCAAATAAAATTTGGTGTATTCAAATCACAAAGTTGTGAAGATGCAAAGATGTCATTTTTAGTTGCTCAATCAAACCTTTTAAATAGAACTGTAACTAGTGTATTAAGTACAAAAACAAATGAAATAGTAAATATTGTAGATGCCTTGTGCCAAAGATTTTCTTGCCAAAAAGAGCAATTGCCTGAACTTTTAAAAGAGTATACTTTTGCTATTAAAGTAGATGGTGAGAACTATATTCGGTCAGTTGCAAATGTAGATATTGAAAATAATAAAATATCATTTTTTTGTGATGTAGCTTTCGGTGATGTACTTCATCTTGTAAAAACAAAAGAGTTTACTCAAATAACAGAAAATGATTATAGAAAGTTTGCTTCAACTAAAAAACATCAGCCAATTGCAGCTATATTTAATGATTGTATTTTAAGAAGATTATTAAACCAAGACAAACTTGATTCATTAAGAACTTTTAATGATATTCCAGTTGCTGGATGCTCAACTTTTGGTGAGTTATTAGGATTAAATATCAATCAAACTTTGACAGCACTGTTCTTTTATAAAGTTGAAGAAAACGAAGAGTTTTATGATGACTATCAAAATAATTTTGTTGATAGATATGCTTCTTATAAAGTTTATTATAAACAAAGAGAAATACATCAATATCAACTACTTTCAAGAGTAAGAACAACACTATTAAATAATCTTAAAGATGCTTTCCCTTTGATTTTAGATATGGTAAATATTATAAACTCAGTTTATAAAAATACAAAAGAGGGAAATGAAATAATTCAAAATGTAATCACAAAATTTGAGTCATTTTCAAAAGATATTATGAATAATGTTGAAGCAAATGACAAACTTGTAGAGGATATGAAAGCATTAACTAAAAATGCAGATGATATTAAAAAAGTAATGTCTTCAATTTCTGAAATTGCTATTCAAACAAATCTTTTAGCATTAAATGCTGCGATTGAAGCATCAAGAGCAGGGCAATATGGTAATGGATTTAAAGTTGTTGCAGATGAAGTAAAAAAACTTGCTAAAAAAACACAAACAAGTTTAGTTCAAAGTAATAAATCAGTTGATGTTGCAAATGTAGGAATAAGTGAAATCTCAAAAACAATTGATGTTACAAGTGAAAAACTACAAGTTGTATCTTCTGATGTAACTCATATAAATGAATCTTTTTCTACTATTCATAACAACTCAAATGAAACAAATGCTTTAATTGCAGAAAAAATGAATCAATTTGAAAGATTAGTTGATAGTATAAATACAATTGACCAAATACAAAAAAATCTAGAAAAATTAGAAGAGAATGTATAATAAACCTATTATTATACATTATCCAAAAGAGAATATTATCTTAATATATTCTCTTTTGCTACTTCTATTAATTCATCACCTTTACCATTTATAATAGCTCTTATCATATATATTCCAAATCCTCTTGCACTATCAAAGTTGATTTTTGGAGGCATTGTTAACTCTTGTTTTGCTGTTGTCACATCTAATAAGGCTGCGCCGTCATATTGTAAAAACTCTTTTATCGTATTTTCTAATTCTTCTGGTTTTTCAACTCTAAAACTTTTTACTCCAGCTGCTTTTGCAATGGCTGAAAAATCAGGATTTTCTAACTCTGTGTTATCATATAAGTAGCCACCAGCTTTCATTTCAATGGCAACAAATCCCAAAGAACTATTATCATAAATAACAATTTTTGCTTTTATTTTATGCTGAACAAGTGTTAAAAAATCTCCCATTAGCATAGCAAAACCTCCATCCCCACATAAAGCAATAACTTCTCTATTAGGAGAACTTACTTTTGCGCCAATTGCTTGTGGAAGAGCACTTGCCATTGAACCATGGTTAAAAGAGCCTATAAGTTTTCTTTTTCCATTCATATTTATATATCTTGCGGCCCAAACCGTAGGAGTACCCACATCACAAGTAAATATTGCATCTTCACTTGCATGTTTATTTATAAGTTTTGTTAAGTATTGAGGATGAATTAATCCACTTTTACTATTTCCACTTGCTAATTTATCAAAATTTTCAACTGTCTTTCTATAATGTTTTAATGCACTTTTTAAAAATGAATTATTTTCTTTTCTGTGAATTCTTGGTATTAACATTTCCAAACTTGATTTTATATCTCCAACCATTCCTAAATCAAGTTGGGTATGTCGTCCTAGGGATTCTGGGTTTAAATCGATTTGAACTATTTTTGCATTTTCAGGATAGAAAGCTTTATATGGAAACCTAGAACCTAAAACAAGTACTACATCAGAATTTTCCATAGCATAATATCCTGATTCATACCCTATAAGTCCTGTCATTCCAACACTATTTGGATTATTACCTTCTATATATTCTTTTCCTCCAAGAGCATGAACAATAGGTGCATTTAAAAGTTGAGCTAATTTAACTACTTCGTCATGGGAATCAATACATCCTGCTCCACACATAAAAGTTACTTTTTCATTTTCATTTAAAATTTTTGCAAGCTCGATTATATCTCTTTCATCTGGCAATACTTTTGGTAAACGAGGTTCATTCCATAATAATTTTGAATTATCTGGCATTGGTGAGAGCATTGTATCACCTGGAATAACAATTACACTTACACCATTTTTTAAAATAGCTTGTCTAATTGCAGTTTCCAAAATATTTGGCATTTGTTCAGGGTTTGTAATTAATTCACAAAAAACACTACACTCTTTAAATAACTCTTCTGGATGTGTTTCTTGAAAATAACCACTTCCTATTTCACTTGAAGGAATGTGAGATGCGATTGCTAGAACTGGGACACCTTTTCTTTGGCAATCATAAAGACCATTTATAAGATGTAGATTTCCAGGACCAGAAGAACCTGCACAAACTGCAATCTTACCACTAACTTTTGCATCAGCACCTGCTGCAA is part of the Arcobacter sp. CECT 8986 genome and encodes:
- a CDS encoding homoserine dehydrogenase, whose product is MLKIAIIGVGTVGSSVANILKNNKEIITARAGVELVPTIGVVNDLTKKRNVSIELTDDVNKVLEDDSIDIIVELMGGVEKPYEIVKKALANKKAVVTANKALLAYHRYELEEFAQDIPFEYEAAVAGGIPIINALREGLTANNIASIQGIMNGTCNYMLTKMINEGVKYEDILKEAQDLGYAEADPTFDVGGFDAAHKLLILGSIAYGIDAKPEDILIEGIQNITSYDIEFAKEFNYSIKLLGIAKRDGNFIELRVHPAFVPKEEMIAKVDGVMNGISVIGDKVGETMYYGPGAGGDATASAVIANIVDIARRGKGSPMLGFEEDYGEKLSLLPKDEIRTKYYLRLEVADKTGVLAKISTILGNCGISIEKMLQKPIGNQKANLLLATHTSVEKDILKAIAEFEKTKVVTQKPAMIRIEA
- a CDS encoding MATE family efflux transporter, whose amino-acid sequence is MNKSQNLTKDDIPTLIKQLTIPASTGMFFNTMYNVVDTFYAGVISTKAVAALSLSFMIFFMIIGLGYGFSSAITALIGNALGKKKNLLASIYAHKGILFIPIVGLLLMVVGFLCSKEIFIFLGAKEQYLQICLEYIYVLLGGIPFFMLNFSLNAILVATGDTKTYRNTLIFGFFANLVLNPLFIHGFLFIPAMGISGIALATVLIQVINMLILFRKVLKTNMVNFLKPEYFLPQKKIYKDFVVHGLPSSLNMVTMGVGSILLTYFVSTYGYKAVAGYGIGFRVEQIMLLPALGLSTAVLALVSNNFGAKKYDRVSQTIYKALKYGFIICTFGVIFLYVFGELIVSQFDNDAEVISYATGYLAVEVWTFYAFVTLFICVSTLQAIKKPKMIFWIGLYRQIVAKYMVGYTIVIYFALDFKYFWIGVMVMIYSAAIFAFLYTRNELKKLNIPDI
- a CDS encoding LL-diaminopimelate aminotransferase, producing MFPEIEFERMKRLPNYVFAEVNNIKMEARRRGEDIIDFSMGNPDGPAPQHIIDKLKETADKPKNHGYSASAGIYKLRLAICNWYKRKFGVEGLDPNKHACATMGSKEGYVHLVQAIVNVGDVAVVPDPTYPIHSYAFMLAGAAIHKFELSFDEEYKVDEELFFERLQKTVDESIPKVKYVVVNFPHNPTCATVRPEFYQRLVDMAKKERFYIISDIAYADLTFDGYKTPSIFQAKGAIDVAVESFTLSKSYNMAGWRVGFIVGNEKLVGALKRIKSWLDYGMFTPIQVAATIALDGPQECVQEHIDKYHHRRDIMIEAFKDAGWEMNTPNASMFIWAKIPEKAQHLGSMEFSKQLLTQAKVAVSPGIGFGKYGDQYVRIALIENEKRIRQAAKNIKKYLKTL
- the rlmB gene encoding 23S rRNA (guanosine(2251)-2'-O)-methyltransferase RlmB → MIIYGKQIVLYVLEKHPHLIEEVLFSKEIDQKLFSKFLKLGKKIIKLDNKKAQGLAQGGNHQGFFLKLKEFEYTPVKDIKDMNFILVLDGLTDVGNIGAIARSAYSLGVDAIIASNVKSLNNSGLIRTSAGAMLDLPFGLYPNSVDLANELKQSDFALIGATMDGTDLKKYGKIDSTDKVALFLGSEGEGLSKKVIKKLDLKVSIGMQHEFDSLNVSVAAGILIYNLKK
- a CDS encoding FixH family protein; amino-acid sequence: MKSLFKLFSILILALGIANADPISQSVSKNGYDVKLTSEKSLAMGSNVLYVKVTKDDKVVTDAKAKIKFFMPEMPGMPYMEFEDKAKLVGDKYKLDVNFSMGGTWQYQLKVKTSDGKIHKIRGSVNL
- a CDS encoding YceI family protein, translated to MRSLVKLIGVVALFMSVLNAAEFNVDKSHTNVGFSVKHMMISNVKGKFQTYDANIDFDVKSKKFNALSATIKTNSVDTANEKRDNHLRSADFFYSSEYPEMKFVMKSFKLKEDDEGIMIGDLTIRGVTKEVKLEAEINGVIKDMRGATRVGFTLEGEINRKDFGLTWNKALELGGVVVGEEVEIEIEVEAIAK
- a CDS encoding response regulator transcription factor, whose amino-acid sequence is MKILLLEDDLILNEIITEYLESKNFEVTSTYDGEDALTQLFSTIYDLVLLDVNVPNINGFEILERLRQEGITTPSIFITSLNQIDDLKKGFDIGCNDYIKKPFELEELGLRIENIKKTFNIEANIIEIDKNIILNTKDYMLNNDGIIHNLPQKEAKILIYLVNNANKIVTHEELTSNVWGYEDTPTSSTIRTYIKNLRKILSEDFIQTKKGVGYIFNKK
- a CDS encoding sensor histidine kinase produces the protein MKILFRQKKELVISLTRSEKSALVRFLSLYLGSSFILLVIIAWLFFRMESNLYYDLITSNMKNVASKISSTIIYAHMTNQDISPEKIKKNIDFDFALYDVNHKKLVGDINNIEKKIDFRKNIQKVDNSYVVIDDSALGHLGVNYVVIKETMLHEKISKLKSKILISFFLVFLFIFLIGFYLAKMFIKPITNERIKLNNFIKDTTHELNTPITAILMCTSKGSSLNEKNLQRINLSAKRISEIYKDLIFLFLQDKKRDMPQELKIDEILNEQIEYFKALASKKRVTITTSIEPTSFVIEKESFIRLSNNLISNAIKYNKINGTVDVILKNNQLIIKDSGIGIEKTHLKDIFKRFYRANDVQGGFGIGLNIVYSICKQYNIKIDVESTQNIGTTFTLNLNYTKNPH
- a CDS encoding FIST N-terminal domain-containing protein produces the protein MENEAQNYIKVINTNEASLNDEIIDNLNFESTPAKLVLGFVSPHIDFKSIAAKLKSKLDASTKVVLTTTAGELCTFNLNKKRDKLYNDATSTWDTIVLQSFSSEVIDDISVNTVELFSQNITEQTISHHERISKITNEIKNINIPFKINHENTFALTFIDGLSNSESFFTESVYKSGKLPCLLIGGSAGGKLDFQNTYIFDNENVVRHKAVIILVKLKPQIKFGVFKSQSCEDAKMSFLVAQSNLLNRTVTSVLSTKTNEIVNIVDALCQRFSCQKEQLPELLKEYTFAIKVDGENYIRSVANVDIENNKISFFCDVAFGDVLHLVKTKEFTQITENDYRKFASTKKHQPIAAIFNDCILRRLLNQDKLDSLRTFNDIPVAGCSTFGELLGLNINQTLTALFFYKVEENEEFYDDYQNNFVDRYASYKVYYKQREIHQYQLLSRVRTTLLNNLKDAFPLILDMVNIINSVYKNTKEGNEIIQNVITKFESFSKDIMNNVEANDKLVEDMKALTKNADDIKKVMSSISEIAIQTNLLALNAAIEASRAGQYGNGFKVVADEVKKLAKKTQTSLVQSNKSVDVANVGISEISKTIDVTSEKLQVVSSDVTHINESFSTIHNNSNETNALIAEKMNQFERLVDSINTIDQIQKNLEKLEENV